In Stenotrophomonas sp. 610A2, one DNA window encodes the following:
- a CDS encoding Na+/H+ antiporter subunit G → MITFLQIALSALLAFGCFFILVGALGLVRFSDFFKRLHAPTKASTLGVGCVLVCSVAYHIFLGQDPQPRELLITVFLFITAPISAHLMAKAALSLMMESRPEPPKE, encoded by the coding sequence ATGATCACGTTTCTGCAGATCGCGCTGTCGGCGCTGTTGGCCTTTGGCTGCTTCTTCATCCTGGTCGGCGCGCTGGGCCTGGTGCGTTTTTCCGATTTCTTCAAACGCCTGCATGCACCGACCAAGGCCAGCACGCTGGGCGTGGGCTGCGTACTGGTGTGCTCGGTGGCGTACCACATCTTCCTCGGCCAGGACCCGCAGCCGCGTGAGCTGCTGATCACCGTGTTCCTGTTCATCACCGCACCGATCAGCGCCCACCTGATGGCCAAGGCCGCACTGTCGCTGATGATGGAAAGCCGGCCCGAGCCGCCGAAGGAATAG
- a CDS encoding K+/H+ antiporter subunit F, which translates to MHVVGIAMLLGLWRLLRGPTVPDRILALDTLSVTAIAELMLFGMYLDSAIYFEAALIIAMLGFCSTVVLSKFVLRRDIVE; encoded by the coding sequence ATGCACGTGGTCGGCATCGCCATGCTGCTGGGTTTGTGGCGGCTGCTGCGCGGGCCCACCGTGCCAGACCGCATCCTCGCGCTGGACACCTTGTCGGTCACCGCCATCGCCGAACTGATGCTGTTCGGCATGTACCTGGACTCGGCCATCTACTTCGAGGCTGCCTTGATCATCGCCATGCTCGGCTTCTGCAGCACGGTGGTGCTGAGCAAGTTCGTGCTGCGCAGGGATATCGTCGAATGA
- a CDS encoding Na+/H+ antiporter subunit E yields the protein MSDRRPLLRRIFPSPALSITVVAFWMVMSSSFDLGQLVLGLLLGVVIPLFAARLDREFARLGTLRPVPKLLAVVLWDILVSNLRVAAQVLGREEKLKPGFIWVPLDIANIHGIAALTSFITLTPGTVSAALSEDRRHLLVHVLHLEDANALINEIKSRYEAPLMEIFP from the coding sequence ATGAGCGACCGTCGCCCCCTGCTGCGCCGCATCTTCCCCTCGCCTGCGCTGTCGATCACCGTTGTCGCGTTCTGGATGGTGATGTCGTCCAGCTTCGATCTGGGCCAACTCGTGCTCGGCCTGCTGCTGGGCGTGGTGATTCCGCTGTTCGCTGCGCGCCTGGACCGCGAGTTCGCCCGCCTCGGCACCTTGCGGCCGGTGCCCAAGCTGCTGGCGGTGGTGCTGTGGGACATCCTGGTGTCCAACCTGCGCGTCGCCGCGCAGGTGCTGGGCCGCGAAGAGAAGCTCAAGCCCGGCTTCATCTGGGTGCCGCTGGATATCGCCAACATCCACGGCATCGCCGCGCTGACCAGTTTCATCACCCTGACCCCGGGCACGGTGTCGGCGGCGTTGTCCGAAGACCGCCGCCATCTGCTGGTGCATGTGCTGCACCTTGAAGATGCCAATGCCCTGATCAACGAGATCAAGAGCCGCTACGAAGCGCCGCTGATGGAGATCTTCCCGTGA
- a CDS encoding monovalent cation/H+ antiporter subunit D, which translates to MNHLVILPILIPLLGAALSLFIEHRRYGPKVQRTVAWASMAALAAVVALLFAQTSQGQISAYLLGDWPARLGIALVADGLAGWMLVTTLLLAIACLLYACTGWDRRAPHFHALFQFQLVGLNGAFLTGDIFNLFVFFEVMLIASYGLLLSGGRGLRMRIGLHYVVFNVTASTLFLIALGMLYATLGSLNMAEIGQRVAELPPSHLKLAKAALGLLLLVFCSKAALLPMYLWLPESYARAPAAVAALFVIMTKVGLYSVLRVTSLWFDADAGAMSGYGSDWLLWAGIATLVVGALGALAATRMSVLVAYLVVVSAATLFIAFALGSAGTISAGLYYLPHSTFAAAALFLIADLMRRRRVQADRRREHELSAVLPSRTVPGLLFLIGAVAVAGLPPLAGFLAKAALLSAVPDAHTAVVWSAVLGSSLLVIMGLARTGIRLFWRVPGDDDAAIPEPEPVDAPARPFETAATCLLLGYVVLMSVFAAPLMRQTDAIAAQLLAPDQYLHDVRGTAPQVRQP; encoded by the coding sequence ATGAATCATCTGGTGATCCTGCCGATCCTGATTCCCCTGCTCGGCGCAGCGCTGTCCTTGTTCATCGAGCACCGCCGCTACGGACCCAAGGTGCAACGCACGGTGGCCTGGGCCAGCATGGCGGCGTTGGCAGCAGTGGTGGCACTGCTGTTCGCACAAACCAGCCAGGGCCAGATCTCGGCCTACCTGCTCGGTGACTGGCCGGCACGCCTGGGCATCGCCTTGGTTGCCGATGGCCTGGCCGGCTGGATGCTGGTCACCACCCTGCTGCTGGCCATCGCCTGCCTGCTGTATGCCTGCACCGGCTGGGACCGGCGCGCGCCGCACTTCCATGCGTTGTTCCAGTTCCAGCTGGTTGGCCTCAACGGTGCCTTCCTGACCGGCGACATCTTCAATCTGTTTGTCTTCTTCGAGGTGATGCTGATCGCCTCCTACGGCCTGCTGCTGTCCGGCGGGCGCGGCCTGCGCATGCGCATCGGCCTGCATTACGTGGTGTTCAACGTCACTGCGTCCACGCTGTTCCTGATCGCGCTGGGCATGCTCTACGCCACGCTCGGCTCCTTGAACATGGCCGAGATCGGCCAGCGCGTCGCCGAGTTGCCGCCTTCGCACCTGAAGCTGGCCAAGGCCGCCCTGGGCTTGCTGCTGCTGGTGTTCTGCTCCAAGGCCGCACTGCTGCCGATGTACCTGTGGCTGCCCGAGTCCTATGCACGCGCACCGGCTGCAGTTGCCGCGCTGTTCGTGATCATGACCAAGGTCGGCCTGTATTCGGTGCTGCGGGTGACCTCGCTGTGGTTCGATGCCGACGCCGGTGCAATGAGCGGCTACGGCAGCGATTGGCTGCTATGGGCCGGCATCGCGACACTGGTGGTTGGCGCGCTGGGTGCGCTGGCAGCAACACGCATGAGCGTGCTGGTGGCGTATCTGGTTGTCGTATCGGCCGCGACTTTGTTCATCGCCTTCGCGTTGGGCAGTGCTGGCACCATTTCCGCCGGCCTGTACTACCTGCCGCACAGCACCTTCGCCGCCGCCGCGCTGTTCCTGATCGCCGACCTGATGCGCCGTCGCCGCGTGCAGGCCGACCGCCGCCGCGAACACGAGCTCAGCGCCGTGCTGCCGAGCCGTACCGTGCCAGGTCTGCTTTTCCTGATTGGCGCTGTGGCGGTGGCCGGCCTGCCGCCGCTGGCCGGTTTCCTCGCCAAGGCCGCACTGCTGTCGGCGGTTCCGGATGCGCATACCGCGGTGGTCTGGAGCGCCGTGCTGGGCAGCAGCCTGCTGGTGATCATGGGCCTGGCACGCACCGGCATCCGCCTGTTCTGGCGCGTGCCCGGCGACGATGATGCCGCCATACCCGAACCCGAACCGGTGGATGCGCCAGCGCGGCCATTCGAGACCGCCGCAACCTGCCTGCTGCTGGGCTATGTGGTGTTGATGAGTGTGTTCGCCGCGCCACTGATGCGCCAGACCGATGCCATCGCCGCCCAGCTGCTGGCGCCGGACCAATACCTGCATGACGTACGCGGCACCGCGCCGCAGGTGAGGCAGCCATGA
- a CDS encoding Na+/H+ antiporter subunit C: MELALASAIGVLAGIGIYLLLRARSFDVILGMTFLSYATNLLIFSAGRPVIGKAPVLKDGVATTLAHYTDPLPQALVLTAIVIAFAMTAVTIVLAMRSRSDNHSDHVDAHEPELPADDAAKSGGGA; the protein is encoded by the coding sequence ATGGAACTGGCACTGGCAAGCGCCATCGGCGTACTGGCCGGCATCGGCATCTACCTGCTGCTGCGCGCGCGCAGCTTCGATGTGATCCTGGGCATGACCTTCCTGTCCTATGCCACCAACCTGCTGATCTTCAGCGCGGGGCGGCCGGTGATCGGCAAGGCACCGGTGCTCAAGGATGGCGTGGCAACCACCCTCGCCCACTACACCGACCCGCTACCACAGGCGCTGGTATTGACCGCCATCGTGATTGCATTCGCGATGACTGCGGTCACCATCGTGCTGGCGATGCGCAGCCGCAGCGACAACCACAGCGATCATGTGGACGCGCACGAGCCTGAACTGCCGGCTGATGACGCGGCCAAGTCGGGGGGCGGCGCATGA
- a CDS encoding monovalent cation/H+ antiporter subunit A produces MTPVLLLLLALPFLLAAAIALNGRLSRSAAAWTAAAAPVLGLALLGSASPAVLDGEIVRNSWQWLPQIGLDFSLRLDGLAWMFTGLVLGIGALVVLYAHYYLSAKDSARRFYSYLLLFMGAMLGMVLAGNLLLLMVFWELTSISSFLLIGFWSHRKDAREGARMALIVTGGGGLALLAGVLLIGRIVGSFDLDVVLASGDLIRASALYPWALLLVLAGIFTKSAQFPFHFWLPQAMAAPTPVSAYLHSATMVKAGVFLLARLHPALAGTELFFYVVSGIGALTLLIGAWNAIFQHDLKGLLAYSTISHLGLITLLFGLSAPMAVVAGVFHILNHATFKASLFMAAGIIDHETHTRDMRRLGGLRKLMPITSALAIVASLAMAGIPLLNGFLSKEMLFAEALATQGPDWMRSAMSAAALLAGILGVAYSLRFVHDTFFGKGPVDIDVVPHEPPRWMKVPVEVLVVICLAVGIAPALTIAPVLQTAAASILGAAMPEYSLSVWHGFNLPLAMSAIGVVGGVLLYFGLRRFTDLYAASNRPTGKHLFHRGLDVLFGFAHRVTTALANGSLQRMLFALVLVAVIVAAAPYVASPVMPVWPAPQSMPLLGWTLWLVMLACAFAGLFLYQQRLLAVIVMGGTGLMVALTFVFLSAPDLALTQLMVEMVTLALMLLGMNYLPTQSPPEHSRWRKRRDALLAIVAGGGIAALAYSLMTLPPNTMAGEMLLRSLPEAYGHNVVNVILVDFRGFDTFGEITVFGIAALVVHAMLRRTRMAPEQIMPGPPIKLPVPADLAQIMFPLTLTVSIFLFLRGHNAPGGGFIAGLVLAVPLLIQYVIQGTVSVESRFGFDYIRCIGLGLLIALLSGAASMLFSVPFLTSGHLDLELPLIGTVPLASAIGFDTGVYLVVFGGVMLILSMMGTIKPSRTRNARNGEIDIHRRSARTGEMH; encoded by the coding sequence ATGACGCCAGTCCTGTTGCTACTGCTTGCGCTGCCTTTTCTGCTGGCAGCGGCCATCGCTCTCAATGGCCGTTTGTCGCGCAGTGCAGCCGCATGGACAGCAGCAGCGGCGCCTGTTCTGGGTCTGGCCCTGCTCGGCAGCGCCAGCCCGGCCGTGCTCGATGGCGAGATCGTCCGCAACAGCTGGCAGTGGCTGCCGCAGATAGGCCTGGACTTCAGCCTGCGACTGGACGGACTGGCCTGGATGTTCACCGGGCTGGTGCTCGGTATCGGCGCTCTGGTGGTGCTGTATGCGCACTACTACCTGTCAGCCAAGGACAGCGCGCGGCGCTTCTACAGCTACCTGCTGCTGTTCATGGGCGCGATGCTCGGCATGGTGCTGGCCGGCAACCTCTTGCTGCTGATGGTGTTCTGGGAGCTGACCAGCATCAGCTCGTTCCTGCTGATCGGCTTCTGGTCGCACCGCAAGGACGCCCGCGAGGGCGCGCGCATGGCCTTGATCGTCACCGGCGGTGGCGGCCTGGCGCTGCTGGCCGGTGTGCTGCTGATCGGCCGCATCGTCGGCAGCTTCGACCTGGACGTGGTGCTGGCCTCGGGCGATCTGATCCGCGCCAGCGCCCTGTACCCCTGGGCATTGCTGCTGGTATTGGCCGGCATCTTCACCAAGAGCGCGCAGTTCCCGTTCCACTTCTGGCTGCCGCAGGCGATGGCTGCGCCAACGCCGGTGTCGGCCTACCTGCATTCGGCAACGATGGTGAAGGCCGGCGTGTTCCTGCTGGCACGGCTGCACCCGGCGCTGGCCGGCACCGAATTGTTCTTCTACGTGGTCAGTGGCATCGGTGCGCTCACCCTGCTGATCGGTGCCTGGAACGCGATCTTCCAGCATGACCTCAAGGGTCTGCTCGCCTATTCGACGATCTCGCACCTGGGCCTGATCACCTTGCTGTTCGGCCTGTCCGCGCCGATGGCGGTGGTGGCCGGCGTGTTCCACATCCTCAACCATGCCACCTTCAAGGCCTCGCTGTTCATGGCCGCCGGCATCATCGACCACGAGACCCACACCCGCGACATGCGCAGGCTGGGCGGCCTGCGCAAGCTGATGCCGATCACCAGCGCACTGGCCATCGTCGCCTCGCTGGCCATGGCCGGTATCCCCCTGCTCAACGGCTTCCTGTCCAAGGAAATGCTGTTCGCCGAAGCACTGGCGACGCAGGGCCCGGACTGGATGCGCTCGGCAATGAGTGCCGCCGCCCTGCTGGCCGGCATCCTTGGCGTCGCCTACAGCCTGCGCTTCGTCCACGACACCTTCTTCGGCAAGGGACCAGTCGATATCGACGTGGTGCCGCATGAGCCGCCGCGCTGGATGAAGGTGCCGGTGGAGGTACTGGTGGTGATCTGCCTGGCCGTCGGCATTGCCCCGGCGCTGACCATCGCGCCGGTACTGCAGACCGCTGCGGCGTCGATCCTTGGCGCCGCGATGCCGGAATACAGCCTGTCGGTCTGGCACGGCTTCAACCTGCCGTTGGCGATGAGCGCGATTGGCGTGGTCGGCGGTGTGCTGTTGTATTTCGGCCTGCGCCGTTTCACCGACCTGTATGCCGCGAGCAATCGGCCGACTGGCAAGCACCTGTTCCACCGCGGCCTGGATGTGTTGTTCGGCTTCGCCCACCGCGTCACCACCGCACTGGCCAACGGCAGCCTGCAGCGGATGCTGTTCGCGCTGGTGCTGGTGGCGGTGATCGTTGCCGCTGCACCCTATGTCGCCAGCCCGGTGATGCCGGTGTGGCCGGCCCCGCAGTCCATGCCCTTGCTGGGCTGGACGCTGTGGCTGGTGATGCTGGCCTGCGCCTTCGCCGGTTTGTTCCTGTACCAGCAGCGCCTGCTGGCGGTGATCGTGATGGGCGGCACCGGCTTGATGGTGGCGCTGACCTTCGTATTCCTGTCCGCACCCGACCTGGCCCTGACCCAGCTGATGGTGGAGATGGTGACGCTGGCGCTGATGCTGCTGGGCATGAACTACCTGCCAACGCAGTCGCCGCCGGAACACTCGCGCTGGCGCAAGCGCCGCGATGCGCTGCTCGCCATCGTTGCTGGCGGTGGCATCGCCGCGCTGGCCTACTCGCTGATGACGCTGCCGCCCAACACCATGGCCGGCGAGATGCTGCTGCGCTCGCTGCCCGAGGCCTATGGCCACAACGTGGTCAACGTGATCCTGGTCGACTTCCGCGGCTTCGATACCTTCGGTGAGATCACCGTGTTCGGCATCGCCGCGCTGGTGGTGCACGCGATGCTGCGACGCACGCGGATGGCGCCGGAGCAGATCATGCCTGGCCCGCCGATCAAGCTGCCGGTGCCGGCCGATCTGGCCCAGATCATGTTTCCGCTGACGCTGACGGTATCGATCTTCCTGTTCCTGCGCGGCCACAACGCGCCAGGCGGCGGCTTCATCGCCGGCCTGGTGCTGGCGGTGCCGTTGCTGATCCAGTACGTCATCCAGGGCACCGTCTCGGTGGAGTCACGCTTCGGCTTCGACTACATCCGCTGCATCGGCCTGGGCCTGTTGATCGCCCTGCTCAGTGGCGCGGCCTCGATGCTGTTCAGCGTGCCGTTCCTGACCAGCGGCCATCTGGACCTTGAGCTGCCGCTGATCGGCACGGTGCCATTGGCCAGTGCGATTGGCTTTGATACCGGCGTCTACCTGGTGGTGTTCGGCGGAGTGATGCTGATCCTGTCGATGATGGGCACCATCAAGCCCTCGCGCACCCGCAATGCCCGCAACGGCGAAATCGATATCCACCGCCGTTCGGCACGCACCGGGGAGATGCACTGA
- a CDS encoding NAD-dependent epimerase/dehydratase family protein has translation MENDIRSAAEQRRALVFGGSGQIGKRLLANLAAAGWQVTAVTRQAREPMPGVAWQLGDLSSTNLPEQAVDAVFSCGPLDHFARWYATSASAAPRVVAFGSTSVDVKQDSSEPAERDVARRLREAERLLFDSAAARNVAATVLRPTLVYGAASDKTLTKIAALATRTGFFVLPANANGRRQPVHVQDLADAAMQVLAHPATAGQAYALGGGEVLAYAEMVRRTLACLPARPRLLRVPAPLFKLALRLAHAGGRLQGMNAAALARMTEPLAFDIEPARRDFGYAPRAFVAEAAMFSAPPGSAQA, from the coding sequence ATGGAAAACGATATTCGCAGCGCAGCGGAGCAACGCCGCGCGCTGGTATTTGGTGGCAGTGGCCAGATCGGCAAGCGCCTGCTGGCGAATCTGGCGGCCGCAGGCTGGCAGGTGACCGCGGTGACCCGGCAGGCGCGTGAGCCCATGCCTGGCGTGGCTTGGCAGCTGGGCGATCTGTCCAGTACCAATCTGCCGGAGCAGGCCGTGGATGCGGTTTTCAGCTGTGGCCCGCTGGACCACTTCGCGCGCTGGTATGCGACATCGGCCAGCGCTGCGCCGCGCGTGGTCGCCTTCGGCTCCACCAGCGTCGATGTAAAGCAGGATTCGTCCGAGCCTGCCGAGCGCGATGTCGCACGACGTCTGCGCGAAGCCGAGCGTCTGTTGTTCGACAGTGCAGCGGCGCGGAACGTGGCCGCGACGGTGCTGCGGCCAACCCTGGTCTACGGCGCTGCCAGCGATAAAACCCTGACCAAGATCGCGGCACTGGCCACGCGCACTGGATTCTTCGTGTTGCCGGCCAATGCCAATGGCCGGCGCCAGCCTGTGCACGTGCAGGATCTTGCCGATGCGGCGATGCAGGTGCTGGCGCATCCGGCAACCGCTGGCCAAGCCTACGCACTGGGCGGTGGCGAGGTGCTGGCTTATGCGGAGATGGTGCGGCGGACGCTGGCTTGCCTGCCTGCGCGCCCGCGCCTGCTGCGGGTACCCGCACCGTTGTTCAAGCTGGCGTTGCGGCTGGCCCACGCTGGTGGTCGCCTGCAGGGCATGAATGCAGCGGCGTTGGCGCGGATGACCGAGCCGCTTGCGTTCGATATTGAACCGGCACGGCGTGATTTCGGCTACGCACCGCGCGCCTTCGTTGCCGAGGCGGCGATGTTCAGTGCGCCGCCGGGATCAGCACAGGCATAG
- a CDS encoding Mpo1 family 2-hydroxy fatty acid dioxygenase produces MSIARPVDRYFASYSGDHVNHTNQAIHVIAVPAILWSVIALLWCIPPLVPWFQHGIWAAFAMFGTWAYYNRLSRPLGIGMLIIFFVFGCICRLLEDRLGIQMLLYVAIGVFVVAWIAQFIGHKIEGRRPSFLTDLTYLLIGPIWVLSKLFRQFGWRY; encoded by the coding sequence ATGAGTATCGCGCGACCGGTGGATCGTTACTTCGCCAGCTACTCCGGCGATCACGTCAACCACACCAACCAGGCCATCCACGTCATCGCGGTGCCCGCGATCCTGTGGTCGGTCATCGCCCTGCTGTGGTGCATCCCGCCACTGGTGCCGTGGTTCCAGCACGGCATCTGGGCCGCCTTCGCCATGTTCGGCACCTGGGCCTATTACAACCGCCTGTCACGCCCGCTGGGCATCGGCATGCTGATCATCTTCTTCGTGTTCGGTTGCATCTGCCGGCTGCTGGAAGACCGGCTCGGCATACAGATGCTGCTGTATGTCGCCATCGGCGTATTCGTGGTGGCGTGGATAGCACAGTTCATCGGCCACAAGATCGAAGGCCGCCGGCCGAGTTTCCTCACCGACCTGACCTATCTGCTGATCGGACCGATCTGGGTGCTGTCCAAGCTGTTCCGGCAGTTCGGCTGGCGCTACTGA
- a CDS encoding phosphoribosylaminoimidazolesuccinocarboxamide synthase, translated as MPTTLLQSDLPGLPLRHRGKVRDVFDIPRERLPAGTPPGEYLLMVATDRLSAFDVVLPDPIPGKGEMLCQVSNFWFAKTAHLMPNHLTGIDVASVLPEGVDAALYAKRAVVTKKLKPVPVEAIARGYVIGSGWKDYQRTGKISGIALPDGLQQAEKLPEAIFTPSTKAAVGDHDENIDFDAMVKAVGADMAEKVRDATLRIYKFAAEYAAERGILLADTKFEFGTDADGRLYIMDEMLTPDSSRYWPADEYQVGISPPSYDKQFVRDHLETLDWDKTAPGPALPAEVIERTRAKYAEALDKLAGIRID; from the coding sequence GTGCCGACCACGCTGTTGCAATCCGATCTTCCCGGCCTGCCCTTGCGCCATCGCGGCAAGGTGCGTGATGTGTTTGATATCCCGCGCGAACGTCTGCCAGCCGGAACACCCCCGGGCGAGTACCTGCTGATGGTTGCCACCGATCGCCTGTCGGCGTTCGACGTGGTACTGCCCGACCCGATCCCGGGCAAGGGCGAGATGCTGTGCCAGGTGTCCAACTTCTGGTTCGCCAAGACCGCGCACCTGATGCCCAACCACCTGACCGGCATCGACGTGGCCAGCGTGCTGCCCGAAGGCGTCGACGCGGCGCTGTACGCCAAGCGCGCTGTGGTGACCAAGAAGCTCAAGCCGGTACCCGTCGAGGCCATTGCCCGCGGCTACGTGATCGGCAGCGGCTGGAAGGACTACCAGCGCACCGGCAAGATCAGCGGCATCGCCCTGCCCGACGGCCTGCAGCAGGCCGAGAAGCTGCCCGAAGCCATCTTCACCCCGTCCACCAAGGCGGCGGTGGGCGACCACGACGAGAACATCGACTTCGACGCGATGGTCAAGGCGGTTGGCGCCGACATGGCCGAGAAGGTGCGCGATGCCACCCTGCGCATCTACAAGTTCGCCGCCGAATACGCGGCCGAGCGCGGCATCCTGCTGGCTGATACCAAGTTCGAGTTCGGTACCGACGCCGACGGCCGCCTGTACATCATGGACGAGATGCTGACCCCGGATTCCTCGCGTTACTGGCCGGCCGACGAGTACCAGGTGGGCATCAGCCCGCCGAGCTACGACAAGCAGTTCGTGCGCGACCACCTGGAAACGCTGGATTGGGACAAGACCGCCCCGGGCCCGGCGCTGCCGGCCGAGGTGATCGAACGCACCCGCGCCAAGTACGCCGAAGCGCTGGACAAGCTGGCCGGCATCCGCATCGACTGA
- a CDS encoding J domain-containing protein: MRWYGKLFGFIAGALLFRPNPLFGGIIGLLLGHAFDNDWFKLGKDLPYRELGVTRDATDAEIDLAYRRLMSQYHPDKVAGAAPELRAQAERKSRQINAAYDRIKSLRKR, translated from the coding sequence ATGCGCTGGTACGGAAAACTGTTCGGCTTCATCGCCGGGGCCCTGCTTTTCAGGCCCAACCCCTTGTTTGGCGGGATAATTGGCCTGTTGCTGGGGCATGCCTTCGACAACGACTGGTTCAAGCTGGGCAAGGACCTGCCGTACCGTGAACTGGGGGTTACCCGCGACGCCACCGATGCCGAGATCGACCTGGCCTACCGCCGCCTGATGTCCCAGTACCACCCCGACAAAGTGGCCGGCGCCGCGCCCGAACTGCGCGCCCAGGCCGAAAGGAAGTCGCGGCAGATCAACGCCGCCTACGACCGCATCAAATCCCTGCGTAAACGCTGA
- the rpe gene encoding ribulose-phosphate 3-epimerase, which produces MSNCIIAPSILSANFAKLGEEVDNVLAAGADWVHFDVMDNHYVPNLTIGPMVCQALRKHGVTAPIDVHLMVEPVDRIVPDFAEAGASIISFHPEASRHVHRTIQLIKSHGCKAGLVLNPATPVEVLDWVLEDLDLVLLMSVNPGFGGQAFIPSTLDKLRAVRAMIDKLGKPVLLEVDGGVKADNIGEIAAAGADAFVAGSAIFNAPNYAEMISKMRGNVAAARG; this is translated from the coding sequence ATGTCCAACTGCATCATTGCCCCGTCCATTCTCTCGGCCAATTTCGCCAAGCTCGGCGAGGAGGTCGACAACGTGTTGGCCGCTGGCGCCGATTGGGTCCATTTCGACGTGATGGACAACCACTACGTGCCCAACCTGACCATCGGCCCGATGGTCTGCCAGGCCCTGCGCAAGCATGGCGTCACCGCGCCGATCGACGTGCACCTGATGGTCGAGCCGGTCGACCGCATCGTGCCGGACTTCGCCGAGGCCGGTGCCAGCATCATCAGCTTCCACCCGGAAGCCAGTCGCCACGTGCACCGAACCATCCAGCTGATCAAGTCGCACGGCTGCAAGGCCGGCCTGGTGCTGAACCCGGCAACCCCGGTCGAGGTGCTGGACTGGGTGCTGGAAGACCTGGACCTGGTGCTGCTGATGTCGGTCAACCCGGGTTTCGGCGGCCAGGCCTTCATCCCCTCGACCCTGGACAAGCTGCGTGCGGTGCGGGCGATGATCGACAAGCTCGGCAAGCCGGTGCTGCTGGAAGTGGACGGCGGCGTAAAGGCCGACAACATCGGTGAGATCGCTGCTGCCGGTGCCGATGCCTTCGTTGCCGGTTCGGCCATTTTCAATGCGCCCAACTATGCCGAGATGATCAGCAAGATGCGCGGCAATGTCGCCGCGGCGCGAGGCTGA
- a CDS encoding GNAT family N-acetyltransferase, with protein MSAAEVQIRPAIADDAGLILHFIRELAIYEKAESSVQTDEAGIRASLFAADAKAQALICERDGKAIGYAVFFYNYSTWLGRNGIYLEDLYVSPEARGSGAGKALLQHIARLAVERGCGRFEWSVLDWNTPAIDFYKAAGAVAQDEWTVYRLQGEALHKFAKGD; from the coding sequence ATGAGCGCGGCTGAAGTGCAGATTCGTCCGGCCATCGCCGATGACGCAGGCCTGATCCTGCACTTCATCCGCGAGCTGGCCATTTACGAGAAGGCCGAATCCTCGGTGCAGACCGACGAGGCCGGCATTCGCGCCAGCCTGTTTGCTGCTGATGCGAAGGCGCAGGCGCTGATCTGCGAACGCGACGGCAAGGCGATTGGTTATGCCGTGTTCTTCTACAACTACTCGACCTGGCTGGGCCGCAACGGCATCTACCTGGAAGACCTGTACGTCAGCCCGGAAGCGCGTGGTAGCGGTGCCGGCAAGGCCTTGCTGCAGCACATCGCCAGGTTGGCGGTGGAGCGGGGCTGCGGTCGTTTCGAATGGTCGGTGCTGGACTGGAATACGCCAGCGATCGACTTCTACAAGGCCGCCGGTGCAGTAGCGCAGGACGAATGGACGGTCTACCGCCTGCAAGGCGAAGCGCTGCACAAGTTCGCCAAAGGCGACTGA